A single genomic interval of Spinacia oleracea cultivar Varoflay chromosome 6, BTI_SOV_V1, whole genome shotgun sequence harbors:
- the LOC110799668 gene encoding transcriptional corepressor LEUNIG_HOMOLOG isoform X3, which produces MAEGKVATDPVAIDAPGGFLFEWWSVFWDIFIARTNEKHSEAAAAYIETQQMKTREQQQQQQQQQQQQQLQIQQLQLMQQRNAQMQRGGPNHPPLGGSVNGIMDNRMALLKSASMPSNQQGQLIQGNSGAMSAALQQIQTRPHMTADHKSDVNIGGAQKSLPMDPSIYGQAILQSKSGIGNAGLNPGINSLPLKGWPLTGIDNLRMQTQKPLIQNQILLAAQQQQVLSQAQTQNSLGNSPSYGDNDPRRFNGLPKGSLNTKEAQSARNDVCSPMQSSSPQMKMGQMQQSSSQQQDQLQQQQIQQVVHFVRDRLQNPNNRKRKQHSSSGPANSTGTGNTVGPSPNSPPSTHTPGDGIGPANSLQQVNSMPKSLMMYGAEGTGALASSSNQLDDIEQFGDVGSLDDNVESFLSHDGGDGKDLYGSLKPSPAEPKPEPSKGFSFAEVGCIRTRNKVTSCHFSSDGKYLASAGHDKKAVLWNMDTLQTENTPEDHTLVITDVRFRPNSTHLATASFDGSVRLWDASNPSYCLNVYPGRGTHVMSLDFHPKKNDLFCFCDSNNEIHYWSMSPFSCIRMSKGGTAQVRFQPRVGQFLAAASDKVVSIFDVESDRLTHSFQAHSDVINYICWDASGELLASVSQDSVKVWSLTSGECIHELCSSGNPYHSCVFHPSFSTLLVVGGTRSLELWNMADNRSMTVPAHDNIVSALAASATGMVASAGHDCAVKLWK; this is translated from the exons ATGGCGGAAGGGAAGGTGGCTACTGATCCAGTTG CTATCGACGCTCCTGGAGGGTTTCTTTTCGAATGGTGGTCTGTCTTTTGGGACATCTTTATTGCTAGAACAAATGAAAAGCATTCAGAAGCTGCAGCAGCTTATATCGAG ACACAACAAATGAAGACTAGAGagcagcaacaacagcagcagcaacaacagcagcagcagcaactgCAAATACAACAGTTGCAACTCATGCAGCAGCGAAATGCCCAGATGCAGAGAGGCGGTCCTAACCATCCTCCTCTTGGTGGTTCCGTAAATG GTATTATGGATAATAGGATGGCCCTCCTCAAATCAGCGAGCATGCCGAGCAATCAGCAAGG CCAGTTGATCCAAGGTAATTCCGGGGCCATGTCTGCAGCTTTGCAACAAATCCAGACACGACCTCATATGACCGCT GATCACAAGAGTGATGTGAACATCGGTGGAGCACAGAAATCTTTGCCCATGGACCCTTCAATTTATGGCCAGGCTATTTTGCAATCAAAATCCGGAATAGGCAATGCAG GTTTGAATCCCGGCATCAACAGTCTTCCTTTAAAGGGTTGGCCCCTAACT GGAATTGACAACTTGAGGATGCAGACGCAGAAGCctctaattcaaaatcaaattcttCTGGCGGCACAGCAACAACAAGTTTTATCACAGGCTCAGACACAGAATAGCCTTGGAAATTCACCAAGTTATGGAGATAATGATCCTCGAAGATTCAATGGACTACCAAAGGGTAGCTTGAATACAAAAGAGGCTCAATCTGCAAGAAATGATGTCTGCTCTCCAATGCAATCAAGTTCACCACAG ATGAAGATGGGTCAGATGCAGCAATCTTCTTCACAGCAGCAAGATCAGTTGCAGCAGCAACAAATACAACAGGTTGTCCATTTTGTCAGGGACCGATTACAAAACCCT AATAACAGAAAAAGAAAACAGCATTCCTCTTCGGGACCAGCAAACAGTACAGGAACAGGCAACACTGTAGGCCCTTCTCCTAACTCTCCTCCATCAACTCATACACCTGGTGATGGGATTGGACCAGCGAACAGTCTGCAGCAGGTTAACAGCATGCCTAAAAGCTTAATGATGTATGGTGCTGAAGGAACTGGAGCGCTGGCTTCATCTTCAAATCAGCTG GATGACATAGAGCAGTTTGGAGATGTTGGCTCTCTAGATGATAACGTGGAGTCATTCCTGTCTCATGATGGAGGGGATGGAAAGGATCTCTATGGATCACTCAAACCAAGTCCAGCTGAACCAAAACCAGAGCCCTCCAAGG GCTTTTCTTTTGCTGAAGTAGGATGTATACGTACAAGGAATAAAGTCACAAGCTGCCATTTTTCTTCAGATGGAAAGTATTTGGCCAGTGCTGGGCATGACAAAAAG GCTGTCCTCTGGAACATGGATACTTTGCAAACAGAGAACACTCCTGAGGATCATACACTTGTAATTACTGATGTTCGTTTCAGGCCAAATTCAACTCATTTAGCGACGGCTTCATTTGATGGATCTGTACGACTGTGGGATGCATCCAAT CCCAGCTATTGTTTGAATGTCTATCCTGGACGAGGCACCCATGTTATGTCACTTGATTTCCACCCTAAGAAGAACGATCTTTTCTGTTTTTGTGACAGTAACAATGAAATTCACTACTGGAGCATGAGTCCATTTTCCTGTATCCGCATGTCTAAG GGTGGTACGGCACAAGTGAGATTCCAGCCAAGAGTAGGGCAGTTTCTCGCAGCTGCATCAGATAAAGTTGTTTCCATTTTCGATGTTGAGTCAGACAGGCTAACACACTCTTTCCAG GCACACTCTGATGTTATAAACTACATATGCTGGGATGCAAGTGGAGAACTTCTAGCTTCTGTCAGTCAAGATAGTGTAAAAGTTTGGTCGTTGACCTCAGGAGAATGCATTCATGAGCTGTGCTCGAGTGGAAATCCATACCATTCATGTGTTTTTCATCCCAGTTTCTCAACGCTCTTGGTGGTTGGAGGCACACGG TCCCTGGAGTTGTGGAACATGGCTGACAACAGGAGCATGACGGTTCCAGCACATGACAATATTGTATCAGCTTTAGCCGCATCTGCCACTGGAATGGTTGCTTCAGCCGGGCATGACTGCGCTGTTAAGCTGTGGAAATAA
- the LOC110799668 gene encoding transcriptional corepressor LEUNIG_HOMOLOG isoform X1, whose protein sequence is MAQSNWEADKMLDVYIHDYLLKRKLHNSAKAFMAEGKVATDPVAIDAPGGFLFEWWSVFWDIFIARTNEKHSEAAAAYIETQQMKTREQQQQQQQQQQQQQLQIQQLQLMQQRNAQMQRGGPNHPPLGGSVNGIMDNRMALLKSASMPSNQQGQLIQGNSGAMSAALQQIQTRPHMTADHKSDVNIGGAQKSLPMDPSIYGQAILQSKSGIGNAGLNPGINSLPLKGWPLTGIDNLRMQTQKPLIQNQILLAAQQQQVLSQAQTQNSLGNSPSYGDNDPRRFNGLPKGSLNTKEAQSARNDVCSPMQSSSPQMKMGQMQQSSSQQQDQLQQQQIQQVVHFVRDRLQNPNNRKRKQHSSSGPANSTGTGNTVGPSPNSPPSTHTPGDGIGPANSLQQVNSMPKSLMMYGAEGTGALASSSNQLDDIEQFGDVGSLDDNVESFLSHDGGDGKDLYGSLKPSPAEPKPEPSKGFSFAEVGCIRTRNKVTSCHFSSDGKYLASAGHDKKAVLWNMDTLQTENTPEDHTLVITDVRFRPNSTHLATASFDGSVRLWDASNPSYCLNVYPGRGTHVMSLDFHPKKNDLFCFCDSNNEIHYWSMSPFSCIRMSKGGTAQVRFQPRVGQFLAAASDKVVSIFDVESDRLTHSFQAHSDVINYICWDASGELLASVSQDSVKVWSLTSGECIHELCSSGNPYHSCVFHPSFSTLLVVGGTRSLELWNMADNRSMTVPAHDNIVSALAASATGMVASAGHDCAVKLWK, encoded by the exons ATGGCGCAGAGTAATTGGGAAGCTGATAAGAT GTTGGATGTTTACATCCATGATTATTTGTTGAAAAGAAAATTGCATAATTCTGCCAAAGCATTTATGGCGGAAGGGAAGGTGGCTACTGATCCAGTTG CTATCGACGCTCCTGGAGGGTTTCTTTTCGAATGGTGGTCTGTCTTTTGGGACATCTTTATTGCTAGAACAAATGAAAAGCATTCAGAAGCTGCAGCAGCTTATATCGAG ACACAACAAATGAAGACTAGAGagcagcaacaacagcagcagcaacaacagcagcagcagcaactgCAAATACAACAGTTGCAACTCATGCAGCAGCGAAATGCCCAGATGCAGAGAGGCGGTCCTAACCATCCTCCTCTTGGTGGTTCCGTAAATG GTATTATGGATAATAGGATGGCCCTCCTCAAATCAGCGAGCATGCCGAGCAATCAGCAAGG CCAGTTGATCCAAGGTAATTCCGGGGCCATGTCTGCAGCTTTGCAACAAATCCAGACACGACCTCATATGACCGCT GATCACAAGAGTGATGTGAACATCGGTGGAGCACAGAAATCTTTGCCCATGGACCCTTCAATTTATGGCCAGGCTATTTTGCAATCAAAATCCGGAATAGGCAATGCAG GTTTGAATCCCGGCATCAACAGTCTTCCTTTAAAGGGTTGGCCCCTAACT GGAATTGACAACTTGAGGATGCAGACGCAGAAGCctctaattcaaaatcaaattcttCTGGCGGCACAGCAACAACAAGTTTTATCACAGGCTCAGACACAGAATAGCCTTGGAAATTCACCAAGTTATGGAGATAATGATCCTCGAAGATTCAATGGACTACCAAAGGGTAGCTTGAATACAAAAGAGGCTCAATCTGCAAGAAATGATGTCTGCTCTCCAATGCAATCAAGTTCACCACAG ATGAAGATGGGTCAGATGCAGCAATCTTCTTCACAGCAGCAAGATCAGTTGCAGCAGCAACAAATACAACAGGTTGTCCATTTTGTCAGGGACCGATTACAAAACCCT AATAACAGAAAAAGAAAACAGCATTCCTCTTCGGGACCAGCAAACAGTACAGGAACAGGCAACACTGTAGGCCCTTCTCCTAACTCTCCTCCATCAACTCATACACCTGGTGATGGGATTGGACCAGCGAACAGTCTGCAGCAGGTTAACAGCATGCCTAAAAGCTTAATGATGTATGGTGCTGAAGGAACTGGAGCGCTGGCTTCATCTTCAAATCAGCTG GATGACATAGAGCAGTTTGGAGATGTTGGCTCTCTAGATGATAACGTGGAGTCATTCCTGTCTCATGATGGAGGGGATGGAAAGGATCTCTATGGATCACTCAAACCAAGTCCAGCTGAACCAAAACCAGAGCCCTCCAAGG GCTTTTCTTTTGCTGAAGTAGGATGTATACGTACAAGGAATAAAGTCACAAGCTGCCATTTTTCTTCAGATGGAAAGTATTTGGCCAGTGCTGGGCATGACAAAAAG GCTGTCCTCTGGAACATGGATACTTTGCAAACAGAGAACACTCCTGAGGATCATACACTTGTAATTACTGATGTTCGTTTCAGGCCAAATTCAACTCATTTAGCGACGGCTTCATTTGATGGATCTGTACGACTGTGGGATGCATCCAAT CCCAGCTATTGTTTGAATGTCTATCCTGGACGAGGCACCCATGTTATGTCACTTGATTTCCACCCTAAGAAGAACGATCTTTTCTGTTTTTGTGACAGTAACAATGAAATTCACTACTGGAGCATGAGTCCATTTTCCTGTATCCGCATGTCTAAG GGTGGTACGGCACAAGTGAGATTCCAGCCAAGAGTAGGGCAGTTTCTCGCAGCTGCATCAGATAAAGTTGTTTCCATTTTCGATGTTGAGTCAGACAGGCTAACACACTCTTTCCAG GCACACTCTGATGTTATAAACTACATATGCTGGGATGCAAGTGGAGAACTTCTAGCTTCTGTCAGTCAAGATAGTGTAAAAGTTTGGTCGTTGACCTCAGGAGAATGCATTCATGAGCTGTGCTCGAGTGGAAATCCATACCATTCATGTGTTTTTCATCCCAGTTTCTCAACGCTCTTGGTGGTTGGAGGCACACGG TCCCTGGAGTTGTGGAACATGGCTGACAACAGGAGCATGACGGTTCCAGCACATGACAATATTGTATCAGCTTTAGCCGCATCTGCCACTGGAATGGTTGCTTCAGCCGGGCATGACTGCGCTGTTAAGCTGTGGAAATAA
- the LOC110799668 gene encoding transcriptional corepressor LEUNIG_HOMOLOG isoform X2, which yields MAQSNWEADKMLDVYIHDYLLKRKLHNSAKAFMAEGKVATDPVAIDAPGGFLFEWWSVFWDIFIARTNEKHSEAAAAYIETQQMKTREQQQQQQQQQQQQQLQIQQLQLMQQRNAQMQRGGPNHPPLGGSVNGIMDNRMALLKSASMPSNQQGQLIQGNSGAMSAALQQIQTRPHMTADHKSDVNIGGAQKSLPMDPSIYGQAILQSKSGIGNAGLNPGINSLPLKGWPLTGIDNLRMQTQKPLIQNQILLAAQQQQVLSQAQTQNSLGNSPSYGDNDPRRFNGLPKGSLNTKEAQSARNDVCSPMQSSSPQMKMGQMQQSSSQQQDQLQQQQIQQNNRKRKQHSSSGPANSTGTGNTVGPSPNSPPSTHTPGDGIGPANSLQQVNSMPKSLMMYGAEGTGALASSSNQLDDIEQFGDVGSLDDNVESFLSHDGGDGKDLYGSLKPSPAEPKPEPSKGFSFAEVGCIRTRNKVTSCHFSSDGKYLASAGHDKKAVLWNMDTLQTENTPEDHTLVITDVRFRPNSTHLATASFDGSVRLWDASNPSYCLNVYPGRGTHVMSLDFHPKKNDLFCFCDSNNEIHYWSMSPFSCIRMSKGGTAQVRFQPRVGQFLAAASDKVVSIFDVESDRLTHSFQAHSDVINYICWDASGELLASVSQDSVKVWSLTSGECIHELCSSGNPYHSCVFHPSFSTLLVVGGTRSLELWNMADNRSMTVPAHDNIVSALAASATGMVASAGHDCAVKLWK from the exons ATGGCGCAGAGTAATTGGGAAGCTGATAAGAT GTTGGATGTTTACATCCATGATTATTTGTTGAAAAGAAAATTGCATAATTCTGCCAAAGCATTTATGGCGGAAGGGAAGGTGGCTACTGATCCAGTTG CTATCGACGCTCCTGGAGGGTTTCTTTTCGAATGGTGGTCTGTCTTTTGGGACATCTTTATTGCTAGAACAAATGAAAAGCATTCAGAAGCTGCAGCAGCTTATATCGAG ACACAACAAATGAAGACTAGAGagcagcaacaacagcagcagcaacaacagcagcagcagcaactgCAAATACAACAGTTGCAACTCATGCAGCAGCGAAATGCCCAGATGCAGAGAGGCGGTCCTAACCATCCTCCTCTTGGTGGTTCCGTAAATG GTATTATGGATAATAGGATGGCCCTCCTCAAATCAGCGAGCATGCCGAGCAATCAGCAAGG CCAGTTGATCCAAGGTAATTCCGGGGCCATGTCTGCAGCTTTGCAACAAATCCAGACACGACCTCATATGACCGCT GATCACAAGAGTGATGTGAACATCGGTGGAGCACAGAAATCTTTGCCCATGGACCCTTCAATTTATGGCCAGGCTATTTTGCAATCAAAATCCGGAATAGGCAATGCAG GTTTGAATCCCGGCATCAACAGTCTTCCTTTAAAGGGTTGGCCCCTAACT GGAATTGACAACTTGAGGATGCAGACGCAGAAGCctctaattcaaaatcaaattcttCTGGCGGCACAGCAACAACAAGTTTTATCACAGGCTCAGACACAGAATAGCCTTGGAAATTCACCAAGTTATGGAGATAATGATCCTCGAAGATTCAATGGACTACCAAAGGGTAGCTTGAATACAAAAGAGGCTCAATCTGCAAGAAATGATGTCTGCTCTCCAATGCAATCAAGTTCACCACAG ATGAAGATGGGTCAGATGCAGCAATCTTCTTCACAGCAGCAAGATCAGTTGCAGCAGCAACAAATACAACAG AATAACAGAAAAAGAAAACAGCATTCCTCTTCGGGACCAGCAAACAGTACAGGAACAGGCAACACTGTAGGCCCTTCTCCTAACTCTCCTCCATCAACTCATACACCTGGTGATGGGATTGGACCAGCGAACAGTCTGCAGCAGGTTAACAGCATGCCTAAAAGCTTAATGATGTATGGTGCTGAAGGAACTGGAGCGCTGGCTTCATCTTCAAATCAGCTG GATGACATAGAGCAGTTTGGAGATGTTGGCTCTCTAGATGATAACGTGGAGTCATTCCTGTCTCATGATGGAGGGGATGGAAAGGATCTCTATGGATCACTCAAACCAAGTCCAGCTGAACCAAAACCAGAGCCCTCCAAGG GCTTTTCTTTTGCTGAAGTAGGATGTATACGTACAAGGAATAAAGTCACAAGCTGCCATTTTTCTTCAGATGGAAAGTATTTGGCCAGTGCTGGGCATGACAAAAAG GCTGTCCTCTGGAACATGGATACTTTGCAAACAGAGAACACTCCTGAGGATCATACACTTGTAATTACTGATGTTCGTTTCAGGCCAAATTCAACTCATTTAGCGACGGCTTCATTTGATGGATCTGTACGACTGTGGGATGCATCCAAT CCCAGCTATTGTTTGAATGTCTATCCTGGACGAGGCACCCATGTTATGTCACTTGATTTCCACCCTAAGAAGAACGATCTTTTCTGTTTTTGTGACAGTAACAATGAAATTCACTACTGGAGCATGAGTCCATTTTCCTGTATCCGCATGTCTAAG GGTGGTACGGCACAAGTGAGATTCCAGCCAAGAGTAGGGCAGTTTCTCGCAGCTGCATCAGATAAAGTTGTTTCCATTTTCGATGTTGAGTCAGACAGGCTAACACACTCTTTCCAG GCACACTCTGATGTTATAAACTACATATGCTGGGATGCAAGTGGAGAACTTCTAGCTTCTGTCAGTCAAGATAGTGTAAAAGTTTGGTCGTTGACCTCAGGAGAATGCATTCATGAGCTGTGCTCGAGTGGAAATCCATACCATTCATGTGTTTTTCATCCCAGTTTCTCAACGCTCTTGGTGGTTGGAGGCACACGG TCCCTGGAGTTGTGGAACATGGCTGACAACAGGAGCATGACGGTTCCAGCACATGACAATATTGTATCAGCTTTAGCCGCATCTGCCACTGGAATGGTTGCTTCAGCCGGGCATGACTGCGCTGTTAAGCTGTGGAAATAA